The Deinococcus apachensis DSM 19763 genome includes a region encoding these proteins:
- a CDS encoding GNAT family N-acetyltransferase encodes MNGPTAGEARGNGDVQVMPPEAPSLEILAGMRADLYARLGEGYGSLPPEVRTRLGIEQVDFGVGVLELVRSLPHPAFNLVRGFGIAAPATEADLDALLVTVEQARPPAWGLPLDPRTRPADLAARLEARGLREVFREVALYAPAPVARRALETSTPPFPKAVQADPDQAGEVASFISEHFGMPPEMTELVHFGLSQLGWLGYLVPGEGGPISAGLLMVGGPAALLNSSVTRPDRRGQGGQTALILRRLREGLARGCEHFFVDVEAGPDNPSRRNLERLGFRPVFEVPVYTGVEPGA; translated from the coding sequence TACTCGCCGGGATGCGCGCAGACCTCTATGCCCGGCTCGGCGAGGGGTACGGTTCCCTGCCGCCCGAGGTGCGGACGCGTCTGGGCATCGAGCAGGTGGACTTCGGGGTGGGGGTGTTGGAACTGGTGCGCTCCCTCCCTCATCCCGCGTTCAACCTCGTGCGGGGCTTTGGCATAGCCGCTCCTGCCACGGAGGCGGACCTGGACGCGTTGCTGGTGACGGTGGAACAGGCCAGACCGCCCGCCTGGGGGCTGCCCCTTGACCCCCGCACCCGTCCGGCGGACCTGGCGGCAAGACTGGAGGCACGTGGCCTGCGCGAGGTGTTCCGGGAGGTGGCGCTGTATGCCCCGGCACCCGTGGCACGTCGGGCGCTGGAAACGTCCACCCCTCCCTTTCCCAAGGCTGTCCAGGCTGACCCCGACCAGGCTGGAGAAGTCGCGTCCTTCATCTCCGAGCACTTCGGAATGCCGCCGGAGATGACGGAGTTGGTGCACTTCGGCCTCTCCCAGCTGGGTTGGCTGGGCTACCTCGTGCCGGGAGAAGGCGGCCCGATCAGCGCCGGACTCCTGATGGTGGGGGGACCGGCGGCCCTGCTGAATTCCAGTGTCACCCGCCCGGATCGGCGGGGCCAGGGCGGGCAGACGGCCCTGATCCTGCGGCGGCTGCGGGAGGGGCTGGCCCGGGGGTGCGAACACTTTTTCGTGGACGTGGAGGCGGGGCCAGACAATCCCAGCCGCCGCAACCTGGAGCGCCTGGGCTTCCGGCCCGTGTTCGAGGTCCCGGTCTACACGGGGGTGGAACCGGGCGCCTGA